One Fibrobacter sp. UBA4297 DNA window includes the following coding sequences:
- a CDS encoding LrgB family protein, translating to MFGIILTIIAFELGVTIRNKWRNPLLNPILIATILIIVFLTITGISYDTYKVGGDYISFFLGPVTVLLAVPLYRHIQALKNNWLPILTGILVGCITSIACVIACAKIFNISKTLMLSLIPKSITIPMGSVVSEQIGGIPSITIVAIVITGITGAVTAPLVCRFFRIGNPVAQGVAIGTASHALGTTKAMEIGEVQGAMSSLSIGVAGVMTVFVTPVMLNIFG from the coding sequence ATGTTTGGAATCATTCTTACTATCATCGCTTTTGAGCTTGGCGTTACCATCCGCAACAAGTGGCGTAATCCGCTTTTGAACCCGATTCTCATTGCAACCATTCTCATCATCGTTTTTTTGACGATTACAGGAATCAGTTACGATACATACAAAGTCGGTGGCGATTACATTTCATTTTTCCTTGGACCTGTAACAGTTCTGCTTGCCGTTCCTTTGTACAGACACATCCAGGCACTCAAAAACAACTGGCTCCCAATTTTAACTGGGATTCTCGTGGGCTGCATCACAAGCATTGCCTGCGTAATCGCTTGCGCCAAGATTTTCAACATCAGCAAGACTCTGATGCTTTCGCTCATTCCTAAGTCCATCACTATTCCGATGGGTTCTGTGGTATCCGAGCAGATTGGCGGTATTCCGTCAATCACGATTGTGGCAATAGTCATTACGGGAATTACAGGCGCCGTGACAGCACCGCTCGTTTGCAGATTTTTCCGCATCGGGAATCCGGTTGCACAAGGCGTTGCCATTGGAACGGCGAGCCACGCACTTGGAACGACTAAGGCTATGGAAATTGGAGAAGTTCAGGGCGCGATGAGTAGCTTGTCGATAGGGGTCGCGGGCGTGATGACAGTGTTCGTGACACCGGTAATGCTGAATATCTTCGGATAA
- a CDS encoding ABC transporter ATP-binding protein, translating to MDEILKVDHLKASYGNETILKDISFGVKKGEIRMVLGSSGCGKSTLLNNVLKFIKSDEGTITYFGKSFGPKEGLDSETRMRTGVLFQSGALLADLTVAENAMLPLKRSMPYMPKSQMEAIVADRLEKVHLLHAFHKFPGEISGGMKKRAALARAIALKPELLFCDEPSTGLDPVTARSLDELLLELRDTLGVSMVIVSHELESIKIVCDRFVYLKDGYVLKDATLKEGMESDDPILRHFFNRQCPKEYNAEDFYHFDFID from the coding sequence ATGGACGAAATTCTAAAAGTTGACCATTTGAAAGCGAGCTACGGTAACGAGACTATCCTCAAGGATATTTCGTTCGGCGTCAAGAAGGGCGAAATCCGCATGGTGCTCGGCAGTTCCGGTTGCGGTAAGTCGACGCTTTTGAACAACGTGCTCAAGTTCATCAAGTCCGACGAAGGTACAATTACGTACTTCGGAAAGTCGTTCGGGCCCAAAGAAGGCCTCGATAGCGAAACGCGTATGCGCACCGGAGTGCTCTTCCAGAGTGGCGCTTTGCTAGCAGACTTGACCGTCGCCGAAAACGCGATGCTCCCACTCAAGCGTAGCATGCCCTACATGCCCAAGAGCCAGATGGAAGCGATTGTCGCAGACCGCCTCGAGAAGGTGCACCTGCTCCACGCGTTCCACAAGTTCCCCGGCGAGATTTCGGGCGGTATGAAAAAGCGTGCCGCACTTGCCCGCGCGATTGCGCTCAAGCCAGAACTTTTGTTCTGCGATGAACCGTCCACAGGTCTTGACCCGGTGACCGCCCGTTCGCTCGACGAACTGCTCCTCGAACTGCGCGACACGCTCGGCGTTTCGATGGTGATTGTGAGCCACGAACTCGAGAGCATCAAAATTGTCTGCGACCGCTTTGTGTACCTCAAGGACGGCTACGTCCTGAAAGACGCGACCTTGAAAGAAGGCATGGAATCCGACGATCCCATCCTCAGGCATTTTTTCAATAGGCAGTGCCCCAAAGAATACAATGCCGAAGACTTTTACCACTTTGATTTTATTGATTGA
- a CDS encoding nitroreductase family protein, translating to MRYFSEIYHESTQYIPRGSGDPIIMHWEKQAYADKRYEGCERHPLTAAFMPLLAPVSADYLNPVCVYAVVHGGEVPDGVYYVDRAESKLVKIGGVDVRKAILASFPEQEFITEAQTIFIYTGLLERAVWRFREAAYRQVQMDVGSACANTILLAKSRGQKVFALGGFVDDSIAVSLKLGATEMPMAAIAVFPEKSMVAFNSVDDGVGELAYSNHAEMGAYIGEDECRMEISRYPSRFMLQNRLENIDDLNLCMKVRRLNVQALPGDEFPLTPSKFTNEYYLRELWYLRADKKVATPFTHGTLDLDDFSSMLRWLELAQLNAFGAGLIKIWVVVFDVMFVYAGVYRYIPVRKSIYMQSGSANPKKFNKCFAVPEQVQNAMFAVVLTSNLNESCNVLGNRGYRYMNLNAGVLTESLYVSARLLNKTAREEHFFYHDELKKLLEIPESESIISTVLIGKSPAR from the coding sequence ATGCGCTATTTTTCGGAAATTTACCACGAATCGACCCAGTACATTCCTCGCGGAAGCGGGGATCCTATCATTATGCATTGGGAAAAGCAGGCGTATGCCGATAAGCGTTATGAAGGGTGCGAACGTCATCCGTTGACGGCCGCGTTCATGCCGCTTTTGGCACCGGTTTCGGCGGATTACCTGAATCCGGTTTGCGTCTATGCCGTGGTGCATGGGGGAGAGGTTCCCGATGGCGTTTACTACGTGGACCGTGCAGAATCGAAGCTTGTCAAGATTGGCGGTGTCGATGTCCGCAAGGCGATTCTTGCGTCGTTTCCGGAACAGGAATTTATAACCGAAGCGCAGACGATTTTCATTTACACAGGGCTCCTGGAACGTGCGGTTTGGCGATTCCGCGAGGCCGCGTATCGTCAGGTGCAAATGGATGTGGGCTCTGCTTGCGCAAACACGATTCTCCTTGCAAAATCCCGTGGACAAAAAGTTTTTGCATTGGGCGGGTTTGTCGATGATTCCATTGCGGTCTCGCTCAAACTTGGGGCGACCGAAATGCCGATGGCGGCGATTGCGGTGTTCCCTGAAAAGAGCATGGTCGCGTTCAATTCCGTCGATGATGGTGTTGGTGAACTTGCTTATTCGAATCATGCGGAGATGGGTGCGTACATTGGCGAAGATGAATGCCGCATGGAAATTTCGCGTTATCCGTCGCGATTCATGTTGCAGAATCGTCTTGAAAACATTGACGACTTGAACCTTTGCATGAAGGTGCGCCGTTTGAATGTGCAGGCGCTCCCGGGCGATGAATTTCCGCTGACGCCGTCGAAGTTTACGAATGAGTATTACTTGCGTGAACTGTGGTATTTGCGTGCCGATAAAAAAGTCGCCACTCCGTTTACACACGGAACGCTGGACTTGGACGATTTTTCGTCGATGTTGCGCTGGCTGGAACTTGCTCAGTTAAACGCTTTTGGTGCTGGACTCATAAAAATTTGGGTGGTGGTTTTTGATGTGATGTTCGTGTATGCTGGCGTGTACCGCTACATCCCGGTTCGCAAGTCCATTTACATGCAAAGTGGTTCTGCCAATCCGAAAAAGTTTAACAAATGCTTTGCCGTTCCCGAACAAGTTCAAAATGCGATGTTCGCAGTAGTTCTCACGTCTAATTTGAACGAGTCCTGCAATGTGCTTGGCAACCGCGGCTACCGCTACATGAACTTGAACGCGGGCGTGCTCACTGAATCGCTTTACGTCTCCGCGCGTCTCCTCAACAAGACTGCCCGTGAAGAGCATTTCTTCTACCATGACGAATTGAAAAAATTGCTTGAAATTCCGGAAAGCGAAAGCATCATCTCGACTGTGCTCATCGGAAAAAGTCCCGCGAGATAG
- the fmt gene encoding methionyl-tRNA formyltransferase: protein MKIVFMGTPAFAAQFLEHLVASDNEVLAVVTQPDRPAGRGRVLTPPPVKEAALKHNLSVLQPTDLKSPEFEADLRKYDADLYVVVAYSILPKNILGITKFGAVNVHGSLLPKYRGAAPVQRAIADGLKETGVTVFRLDEKMDHGPILAQRTVVIDHQDTTASLLDKMVAPGCDALDDALNQLKNGCEKDLTQDHAQASGAPKIKKEEGLIDFNLPARTIHDRIRAFNPWPGGYGKLGGRMVYLRETDTPENGPKLAPGVVEFKDNRFFVGTGDGVLEVIVIQAEGKKPMPVADFMRGIQKREGLQFC from the coding sequence ATGAAAATTGTATTTATGGGAACGCCCGCGTTTGCGGCTCAATTCTTGGAGCACCTCGTTGCTTCCGATAACGAAGTTTTAGCTGTTGTCACTCAGCCCGATCGCCCGGCAGGCCGTGGTCGCGTGCTTACGCCCCCGCCTGTGAAAGAGGCTGCGCTCAAGCACAATTTGTCGGTCTTACAGCCGACGGACTTGAAGTCTCCTGAATTCGAAGCTGACCTCCGCAAGTACGATGCCGACCTCTATGTCGTTGTGGCGTATTCCATCTTGCCCAAGAATATTTTGGGCATCACGAAGTTTGGTGCCGTGAACGTTCACGGCAGTTTGCTCCCGAAGTACCGCGGCGCTGCTCCGGTGCAGCGTGCTATTGCCGATGGCCTCAAGGAAACTGGCGTGACTGTTTTCCGCCTGGACGAAAAAATGGACCATGGCCCGATTCTTGCTCAGCGCACGGTTGTGATTGACCATCAGGACACAACCGCAAGCTTGCTCGATAAAATGGTCGCTCCGGGCTGCGATGCCTTGGACGATGCCTTGAACCAGCTCAAGAACGGTTGCGAAAAGGATTTGACGCAAGACCACGCTCAGGCAAGTGGCGCCCCGAAAATCAAGAAAGAAGAAGGCTTGATCGACTTCAATTTGCCGGCTCGCACGATTCACGATCGTATCCGCGCGTTCAATCCGTGGCCGGGTGGATACGGAAAGCTCGGTGGCCGCATGGTGTACTTGCGTGAAACAGACACTCCCGAAAACGGTCCGAAACTTGCTCCGGGCGTTGTTGAATTCAAGGATAACCGATTCTTTGTCGGCACAGGTGATGGCGTTCTCGAAGTGATTGTAATACAGGCCGAAGGCAAAAAGCCAATGCCTGTGGCTGACTTTATGCGTGGCATTCAAAAGCGCGAGGGGTTACAGTTTTGCTAA
- a CDS encoding class I SAM-dependent RNA methyltransferase codes for MADFRRNNRFKGNGGAFKGPRPNRNNDRRDSSREPRGECLTLRIEKMVQGGEGMARLEDGRVCFVAGALPGELCKVRLTFQKKDFTKGRVVEVLEASPDRVEPRCPLYGKCGGCSLQHLASEKQAEYLEKVERENFKRLAHAELPEDFVIHTGNAWGYRNRARVVFRGSSNRGAVPENRGASSATFEGAGSATLEGSANRAVFGFRGEESNNIVPFEKCPVLTDGLNEFLRGPAATLLAGDSNRNSSGRDDFHRYSRDIDVNIFDNGAGEISFYYPGMHKSEFDAHAVSLVEIAGRKIEADASVFFQSNLGLLPELVESVRKAVDEGLASGKSSDAWLIDLFSGVGFFACILQDKFKKITTVEREEGCLKHAKVNLSVPAAFPEDSAASRDCVASRTPEIENVSAPAEDWLVENVVDVPATLIVDPPRTGLPKEALTAIVKSSVNRLIYVSCDPVTLARDFAKFSEAGFTLSHAEGFAFYPQTPHLEMMFVLDR; via the coding sequence ATGGCAGATTTCCGCAGAAACAACCGCTTTAAGGGCAATGGCGGGGCGTTTAAAGGCCCGCGTCCGAACCGCAATAACGACCGTCGTGACTCTAGTCGTGAACCGCGTGGTGAATGTTTGACGCTCCGCATCGAAAAAATGGTGCAGGGAGGCGAGGGCATGGCGCGCTTGGAAGATGGTCGCGTGTGCTTTGTGGCGGGTGCGCTCCCGGGTGAACTCTGCAAGGTGCGACTCACGTTCCAGAAAAAGGACTTTACAAAGGGCCGCGTTGTCGAAGTTCTGGAAGCAAGCCCGGACCGCGTTGAGCCGCGTTGCCCGCTGTACGGCAAGTGCGGCGGCTGCAGCTTGCAACATCTCGCTTCCGAAAAGCAAGCGGAATATCTTGAAAAAGTCGAACGTGAAAATTTCAAGCGCCTCGCTCATGCGGAACTGCCCGAAGATTTTGTCATCCATACAGGGAATGCCTGGGGTTACCGAAACCGCGCTCGTGTCGTGTTCCGCGGCAGTTCTAATCGCGGCGCAGTCCCAGAAAATCGCGGCGCAAGCTCGGCGACTTTCGAAGGTGCAGGCTCGGCAACTCTTGAAGGTTCTGCTAACCGCGCAGTCTTTGGTTTCCGCGGCGAAGAAAGCAATAACATCGTCCCGTTTGAAAAATGCCCTGTGCTCACGGACGGCTTGAATGAATTCTTGCGTGGACCTGCCGCGACGCTTCTCGCGGGCGATTCTAATCGTAATTCGAGCGGTCGCGACGACTTTCACAGGTATTCTCGCGATATCGATGTAAACATCTTCGATAACGGTGCGGGCGAAATTTCGTTCTATTACCCAGGAATGCACAAGTCTGAATTCGATGCGCATGCTGTGAGCCTTGTCGAAATTGCAGGCCGCAAAATCGAAGCGGATGCGTCCGTATTTTTCCAGAGCAATTTGGGACTTTTGCCGGAACTCGTTGAATCGGTCCGCAAGGCTGTGGATGAAGGCTTGGCAAGTGGCAAGTCCTCTGACGCTTGGCTGATTGACTTGTTTAGCGGCGTCGGTTTCTTTGCCTGTATTTTGCAGGACAAGTTCAAGAAGATTACGACTGTCGAACGCGAAGAAGGCTGCCTCAAACACGCAAAGGTTAATTTGTCTGTCCCTGCGGCGTTCCCCGAAGATTCTGCGGCATCTCGGGATTGCGTGGCTTCTCGCACCCCTGAAATTGAAAACGTCTCGGCCCCTGCCGAAGATTGGCTCGTCGAAAACGTCGTCGATGTCCCCGCCACCCTCATTGTTGACCCTCCGCGAACAGGCCTCCCCAAAGAAGCTTTGACCGCCATCGTGAAAAGCTCTGTCAACCGCCTGATTTACGTTTCTTGCGACCCGGTGACGCTTGCACGCGACTTTGCCAAGTTCTCTGAGGCCGGATTTACCCTTTCTCACGCCGAAGGCTTCGCTTTTTACCCTCAAACGCCCCATCTTGAGATGATGTTTGTACTTGACAGATAG
- a CDS encoding CidA/LrgA family protein yields MTNKENIVFTRLKHYSIFGRMRVLLQLALILGICYAGDLIHDYTGIPVPGNILGMLILLLLLCLKIVKLDQIREVSDFFLKRLSFFFLPPAIGLMLVGDDVKSQWPLLLFLCIVITIATMAITGWTVQLLSKKSKDKN; encoded by the coding sequence ATGACAAATAAGGAAAACATAGTCTTTACACGCCTTAAGCATTATTCTATCTTTGGCCGCATGCGAGTATTATTACAATTAGCCCTGATTTTGGGGATTTGCTACGCAGGCGACCTCATTCATGATTACACGGGCATTCCCGTCCCCGGTAACATTCTCGGAATGCTCATCCTGCTCTTGTTACTTTGCCTAAAAATCGTGAAACTCGACCAGATTCGCGAAGTGAGCGATTTCTTCTTGAAACGCCTTTCGTTCTTCTTCTTGCCGCCAGCAATCGGGCTTATGCTCGTCGGTGACGATGTCAAAAGCCAGTGGCCCCTATTGCTGTTCCTCTGCATCGTAATTACGATTGCGACGATGGCAATAACAGGCTGGACCGTTCAACTTTTAAGCAAAAAATCCAAAGACAAAAATTGA
- a CDS encoding ABC transporter permease — protein METTSIVLPSALTAANSKKLLSSCRSALTKGELHLDGSSLTSMDYSADAFFALLAELSEKTGNRLVLKHFSPEIRQHLQNLRKMVPPEKPQRETNNILEMMGGVGFSLLKEVFEVLVLLFTAIYWTIVGPFDKGKIHFGGITKQMFKSGSEAMGICFLFVGLICLTMALQSSVMLNAVGGGSYLASGLGFLIFAEIGPLLTTIILAGRSGSAMAAEIANMSVCEEVKALKSMAIPPVQYLVVPRFIALSITTPILSFSASIVGSFAGFLIAYFFCDISFSNYMMGLRDGIDPMTFLKSTIKALVFGWIVTLIACNKGLNAHGGAEAVGKATTSSVVAAICTIVISDTLFAFIFY, from the coding sequence ATGGAAACGACATCGATAGTTTTGCCTAGCGCTCTCACTGCCGCGAACAGCAAAAAGCTGCTTTCGAGTTGCAGGAGCGCCCTCACCAAAGGGGAGCTTCATCTGGACGGATCAAGCCTTACCTCGATGGACTATAGCGCCGATGCCTTTTTTGCACTTTTAGCGGAACTTTCGGAAAAGACGGGCAACAGGCTCGTCCTTAAGCATTTTTCGCCCGAAATCAGGCAGCATTTGCAGAACCTCCGCAAGATGGTTCCGCCCGAGAAACCGCAGCGCGAAACCAACAACATCCTCGAAATGATGGGTGGTGTCGGTTTTTCGCTGCTCAAAGAAGTCTTCGAAGTCCTCGTGCTTCTCTTTACGGCAATTTACTGGACCATCGTCGGACCGTTCGACAAGGGTAAAATCCACTTTGGCGGTATCACCAAGCAGATGTTCAAGTCGGGCAGTGAAGCCATGGGAATTTGCTTCTTGTTCGTGGGACTTATCTGCCTTACGATGGCTCTCCAGAGTTCGGTGATGCTGAATGCGGTCGGTGGCGGCTCTTACCTCGCTTCGGGGCTTGGGTTCCTCATTTTTGCAGAAATTGGCCCGCTCCTCACGACGATTATTTTGGCCGGGCGTTCCGGCAGTGCCATGGCGGCAGAAATTGCAAACATGAGCGTCTGCGAAGAAGTAAAGGCTTTGAAGTCCATGGCCATCCCGCCGGTGCAGTACCTCGTGGTCCCGCGCTTTATCGCCTTGAGCATCACGACACCGATCCTCTCGTTTAGCGCATCCATCGTCGGTAGTTTCGCCGGCTTCCTCATTGCGTATTTCTTCTGCGATATTTCTTTCTCGAACTACATGATGGGGCTTCGCGACGGCATCGACCCGATGACGTTCCTCAAGAGCACAATCAAGGCGCTTGTATTTGGCTGGATTGTAACACTCATCGCCTGCAACAAGGGCCTCAACGCCCACGGCGGTGCAGAAGCTGTCGGTAAAGCGACGACTTCAAGCGTTGTGGCGGCCATTTGTACTATCGTGATTTCGGATACCCTTTTCGCCTTCATTTTCTATTAG
- a CDS encoding transcription antitermination factor NusB: MLTEREEAFRVLLLWLKEGSFIKESGLSPFAMELALGVCRRHLYLEYFVKSLTKKLPSLEARVILEMGLFQMFFMDVPDYAAINDSVELAKSANLGESTARLVNAVLRTARRQGEPALPPQRVRRVSVENSVPEWLVRRWFDVYGGDRAEALAKATLERPTEWIRVNLQKTSAPVLAEKIGIMGASILYDRFIEIPRDVGVKLLLALPEFVKGEFSFQNPSAFEVVKLLDLKPGLKVWDACAAPGGKTALMAEMDSSLEILASDSSASRLEKMQDLMNRLGLTNIKTEVIDLAPAQDSATAPQHSFLSSLVSRLSSKFDRILLDVPCSNMGVIARRPESVYRMTPESINEVAELQFKILENASTALAPGGRLVYATCSPDPTETTRVIARFVKAHPKFAKVGEPVLPGQKDPRLDGFFAQALEYKK, from the coding sequence TTGCTAACGGAACGTGAAGAAGCCTTTCGAGTCCTTTTGCTTTGGCTAAAAGAAGGCTCGTTCATCAAGGAAAGCGGACTTTCTCCATTTGCGATGGAACTTGCGCTTGGCGTTTGCCGCAGGCACTTGTACCTTGAATATTTTGTCAAGTCGCTCACGAAAAAATTGCCGTCGCTCGAAGCCCGCGTGATTCTTGAAATGGGCCTCTTCCAGATGTTCTTTATGGACGTGCCGGATTACGCTGCAATCAATGATAGCGTGGAACTTGCAAAGTCTGCAAATCTCGGCGAGAGTACTGCGCGGCTTGTGAACGCAGTGCTTCGCACTGCTCGCCGTCAGGGCGAGCCTGCGCTTCCACCGCAGCGCGTTCGCCGCGTGAGCGTCGAGAATTCCGTGCCTGAATGGCTTGTGCGTCGTTGGTTCGACGTGTATGGAGGCGACCGCGCCGAAGCCTTGGCGAAGGCGACACTGGAGCGCCCGACTGAATGGATCCGCGTGAATTTGCAAAAGACGAGCGCTCCGGTGCTTGCCGAAAAAATCGGCATTATGGGCGCCTCGATTCTCTACGACCGCTTTATTGAAATCCCGCGCGACGTGGGTGTGAAGCTCTTGCTTGCGCTTCCGGAATTTGTGAAAGGTGAATTCTCGTTCCAGAATCCGTCCGCATTTGAAGTCGTGAAACTCCTCGACTTGAAGCCTGGCTTGAAAGTCTGGGACGCTTGTGCCGCTCCCGGCGGCAAGACCGCTCTCATGGCTGAAATGGATAGCTCGCTCGAGATTCTCGCGAGCGATTCGTCCGCCTCGCGCCTCGAAAAAATGCAGGACCTGATGAACCGCCTCGGCCTTACAAACATCAAGACCGAAGTCATCGACCTTGCGCCTGCTCAAGATTCCGCGACCGCTCCGCAGCATTCGTTTCTCTCGTCTCTAGTCTCTCGTCTTTCGTCTAAATTTGACCGCATTCTTCTCGATGTTCCCTGTAGCAACATGGGCGTGATTGCTCGCCGTCCGGAATCTGTGTACCGCATGACTCCGGAATCCATCAATGAAGTCGCCGAACTCCAGTTCAAGATTCTCGAAAACGCATCGACTGCACTTGCTCCTGGCGGGCGCCTTGTGTATGCCACATGCAGCCCCGACCCGACGGAAACAACGCGCGTCATTGCTCGATTCGTCAAGGCTCATCCCAAATTCGCGAAGGTCGGCGAGCCAGTCTTGCCGGGACAAAAAGATCCTCGCCTCGATGGCTTTTTCGCACAAGCTTTGGAATATAAAAAATGA
- a CDS encoding cellulase family glycosylhydrolase translates to MQLKNFYPKMSILGIATVMALTACSDDNPSTPFANTPQFPDSSSAMEPTSSDALAEPTSSSAAAVDPSTLPAEGPITLPQGLGVLVDDFEDGDNLSVFDYWYTYNDNDNGGASIITTPLNAEENIIPASVNNGSKFALQVNYTLDRGDYEFDPYVGWGVQVAPDEANGRFGGLTYWYKGGAHEVHVEITDVEDYDVHLAKFPASRTWKQAVVRFKDLVQGGWGKEVPFDAKHIMAISFQAKGNKSKVITDSLFIDNIYLQDSSEVEKDQPDMEIKDPVIPNVTFTEAEITVTNPLQEKAMKYLNKGVNFTNWLENADGKFKSFELGEKDVQILAENGFKSLRLPIDLDLYATNRDAFVKGTDTELKFDDDTLFMVLDSFVEWTAKHNMSFVIDYHEYDNSYNTTSAKDTNYIKMMAETWKHVAAHYAENTREDLFFELLNEPDMSDGKVTAAQWTVAAQAMIDAIRTVDTKHSILFGDAQWYSITLLTKRTPFTDDNIIYVIHTYEPFAFTHQGGSWTDYATIHDLPFPYDPAKWSTVSGDFGVNKSTKSYVKTNIKNYYKTGSKEAIMEQILKAKKWAATNNVPVIINEFGALNLRSTAESRINYLTAMREICDTLQIPWTHWGYTGNFSVIENGKLIEGLDKALGVGK, encoded by the coding sequence ATGCAACTCAAGAATTTCTACCCCAAAATGAGCATTCTCGGAATCGCAACTGTAATGGCACTTACAGCCTGTAGCGATGACAATCCAAGCACCCCGTTTGCAAACACACCACAATTTCCGGATTCCAGCAGCGCCATGGAACCAACCTCCAGCGACGCTTTAGCAGAACCGACCTCTAGCTCAGCCGCAGCGGTTGATCCCTCAACCCTCCCCGCGGAAGGTCCGATTACACTCCCGCAAGGCCTTGGCGTCTTGGTCGATGACTTCGAAGACGGGGACAACCTGAGCGTTTTTGATTACTGGTACACCTACAATGATAATGACAATGGCGGAGCATCCATCATCACGACTCCACTCAACGCCGAAGAAAACATCATTCCGGCTAGCGTCAATAACGGCTCCAAGTTTGCCTTGCAAGTCAACTACACGCTCGACAGAGGGGATTATGAATTTGATCCGTATGTTGGCTGGGGCGTTCAAGTCGCACCGGACGAAGCCAACGGACGTTTTGGCGGCCTTACCTACTGGTACAAGGGCGGCGCCCACGAAGTGCATGTCGAAATTACTGACGTCGAAGACTATGACGTGCATCTCGCCAAGTTCCCGGCATCTCGCACTTGGAAGCAGGCAGTTGTCCGCTTCAAGGATCTCGTTCAGGGCGGCTGGGGCAAGGAAGTCCCGTTCGACGCAAAGCACATCATGGCTATCAGCTTCCAGGCAAAGGGAAACAAGAGCAAGGTCATAACCGATTCCCTCTTCATCGACAACATTTATTTGCAAGACTCCTCTGAAGTCGAAAAGGACCAGCCGGATATGGAAATCAAGGACCCGGTCATTCCGAACGTAACCTTCACAGAAGCTGAAATTACAGTAACGAATCCGTTGCAAGAAAAGGCCATGAAGTACCTCAACAAGGGCGTCAACTTTACCAACTGGCTCGAAAATGCCGATGGCAAGTTCAAGTCTTTTGAATTGGGCGAAAAGGACGTTCAGATTCTTGCCGAAAACGGCTTCAAGAGCCTCCGCTTGCCGATTGACCTCGACCTGTACGCCACGAACCGCGATGCATTCGTAAAAGGCACCGATACAGAACTCAAGTTCGATGACGACACATTGTTCATGGTTCTCGACTCCTTCGTAGAATGGACCGCCAAGCACAACATGTCTTTCGTAATTGATTATCACGAATATGACAATAGCTACAACACCACAAGCGCCAAGGACACGAACTATATCAAGATGATGGCAGAAACGTGGAAGCATGTGGCCGCCCACTATGCTGAAAATACTCGCGAAGACTTGTTCTTCGAACTTTTGAACGAACCGGACATGAGCGATGGAAAGGTTACCGCAGCCCAGTGGACCGTTGCAGCCCAGGCCATGATTGACGCCATCCGCACGGTTGATACCAAGCATTCCATTCTCTTCGGTGATGCTCAGTGGTACTCCATTACTCTCCTCACCAAGCGCACTCCGTTCACCGACGACAATATCATCTATGTCATCCACACTTACGAACCGTTCGCCTTCACGCATCAGGGTGGTTCTTGGACCGACTACGCCACGATTCACGACCTTCCGTTCCCCTACGATCCGGCAAAGTGGTCTACGGTTTCTGGCGACTTCGGCGTCAACAAGAGCACAAAATCTTACGTGAAGACGAACATCAAGAACTACTACAAGACCGGCAGCAAGGAAGCCATCATGGAACAGATTCTCAAGGCCAAGAAGTGGGCTGCAACGAACAATGTTCCGGTGATTATCAACGAATTCGGTGCATTGAACCTCCGCTCTACCGCAGAATCCCGCATCAACTACCTCACAGCCATGCGTGAAATCTGCGATACCCTCCAGATTCCTTGGACGCACTGGGGCTACACCGGCAACTTCTCCGTGATTGAAAACGGCAAGTTGATTGAAGGCCTCGACAAGGCTCTCGGCGTCGGAAAATAA